From Fundidesulfovibrio terrae, a single genomic window includes:
- a CDS encoding MarC family protein — protein MNDFSNTFLLVYAALFPIVNPVGNAPIFLGLTIDSTEADRRALARRVGVNCFFLLLCALFVGSHVLEFFGISLPILRIAGGSVVTAFGWKLLHAGEHLKDHKTPEATGMAVSMADAFYPLTLPLTVGPGSLSVAITLGSRRPITLVDLPHIAVLGSAAVLGLAAIAATVYVSYRYARQIVAALGDTGTNVMLRLSAFILLCIGLEIVWTGYRELMGIAH, from the coding sequence ATGAACGACTTCTCCAACACCTTCCTCCTGGTCTACGCGGCCCTGTTCCCCATCGTGAACCCGGTGGGCAACGCCCCCATCTTCCTGGGCCTGACCATCGACAGCACCGAGGCCGACCGCAGGGCCCTGGCCCGGCGTGTCGGCGTCAACTGTTTCTTCCTGCTTTTGTGCGCACTCTTCGTGGGATCGCACGTACTGGAGTTCTTCGGCATCTCCCTGCCCATCTTGCGCATAGCGGGCGGATCGGTGGTCACGGCCTTCGGCTGGAAGCTCCTGCATGCGGGCGAGCACCTGAAGGACCATAAGACGCCTGAAGCCACCGGCATGGCGGTCAGCATGGCCGACGCCTTCTATCCGCTCACCCTGCCGCTTACCGTGGGGCCGGGCTCACTGTCCGTGGCCATTACCCTTGGCAGCCGCAGGCCCATAACCCTGGTGGACCTGCCGCACATCGCGGTGCTCGGCTCGGCGGCGGTCCTCGGGCTGGCGGCCATCGCCGCCACGGTCTACGTCAGCTACCGCTACGCCAGGCAGATCGTGGCAGCGCTCGGGGATACCGGCACCAACGTAATGCTCAGGTTGTCGGCGTTTATTCTGCTGTGCATCGGGCTGGAGATCGTCTGGACTGGGTACCGGGAGCTCATGGGCATCGCGCACTGA